One genomic segment of Desmodus rotundus isolate HL8 chromosome 5, HLdesRot8A.1, whole genome shotgun sequence includes these proteins:
- the LOC128781077 gene encoding olfactory receptor 5L1, which produces MSKENCTTVTEFILLGLSDAPELRVFLSLLFLLIYGVTVMGNLGMITLIQVSSRLHTPMYFFLSHLSLVDFCYSTVIVPKMLANVLNKDKTISFLGCAVQFYLFCTCVVSEVFLLAVMAYDRFVAICSPLLYMVTMSRHLCVELVSCCYLGGTVCSLIHLCLILEIPTYRSNVINHFFCDLPPLLSLACSDVTVNELLAYILSTFNEILTIVIILTSYLFILITILRMRSAEGRRKAFSTCASHLTAIVVFHGTVLFTYCRPSSGNSEDADKVAAVFYTVVIPMLNPLIYSLRNKDVKEALRRVVSSKMFS; this is translated from the coding sequence ATGAGCAAAGAAAACTGTACCACTGTGACGGAGTTCATTCTCCTCGGGTTATCAGATGCCCCTGAGCTGAGggtctttctctccctgctgttTCTTCTGATCTACGGAGTCACAGTTATGGGCAACCTGGGCATGATCACACTGATTCAGGTCAGCTCTCGACTTCACACtcccatgtactttttcctcagCCACCTGTCCTTGGTGGATTTCTGTTACTCCACGGTCATTGTGCCCAAGATGCTAGCTAATGTCttaaacaaagacaaaaccaTCTCCTTCCTGGGATGTGCTGTGCAATTCTACTTGTTTTGCACATGTGTGGTATCTGAGGTCTTCCTGCTGGccgtgatggcctatgaccgctttGTGGCCATCTGTAGCCCACTGCTGTACATGGTCACCATGTCCCGGCATCTCTGTGTGGAGCTGGTGTCTTGTTGCTACCTTGGTGGGACTGTGTGTTCTCTGATCCACTTGTGTTTAATTCTTGAGATCCCAACCTACAGATCAAATGTGATTAACCACTTCTTTTGTGATCTGCCCCCTCTCTTATCCCTTGCTTGTTCTGATGTCACTGTGAATGAACTGTTGGCATACATTCTGTCTACTTTCAACGAGATCCTCACCATTGTGATCATCCTCACCTCCTACTTGTTCATTCTCATCACCATCCTGAGGATGCGCTCTGCAGAGGGAAGGCGCAAAGCCttttccacctgtgcctcccacctCACAGCCATTGTTGTCTTCCACGGGACAGTCCTTTTCACTTACTGCAGGCCCAGTTCTGGCAACAGTGAGGATGCTGACAAGGTGGCCGCAGTGTTCTACACTGTAGTGatccccatgctgaaccccctGATCTACAGCCTAAGGAACAAAGATGTGAAAGAAGCTCTCAGAAGAGTGGTGAGCTCCAAAATGTTTTCCTAG
- the LOC112302685 gene encoding olfactory receptor 5AR1-like → MAVENCTVFTDFILLGLSGRRDVQQGLFVLFLLVYGITVIANLGMILLISMDARLHTPMYYFLSSLSFCDICYSSSVSPKMLADFLSEQKKIAYNLCVVQMFFFGAFAAVECVMLSVMAYDRYVAICNPLLYTTAMSRRVCIQLVATAYTAGFMDMAIFTYCTIQLSFCNSLIINHFFCDFPPLLAISTSQTTTSEIALTVSCSCVGGSSVITVLLSYSYIITTIIRMKSAAGRRKAFSTCASHLTVVAIFYGAVFFMYIRPNSSYSTDTDKVASVFYTVVIPMLNPLIYSLRNKDVKGALKKAVGTKLCTG, encoded by the coding sequence ATGGCTGTTGAGAACTGCACCGTGTTCACAGACTTCATACTCTTAGGACTCTCTGGCAGGCGGGATGTGCAGCAGGGGCTCTTTGTGCTCTTCCTACTGGTTTATGGCATCACTGTGATTGCCAACCTAGGGATGATCCTGCTGATCAGCATGGACGCCCGGctccacacgcccatgtattATTTCCTGAGCAGTCTGTCTTTCTGTGATATCTGCtactcctcctctgtctctcccaagATGCTGGCTGATTTCTTATCTGAGCAAAAGAAGATTGCATATAATTTATGCGTGgttcaaatgttcttttttggTGCCTTTGCAGCTGTGGAATGTGTCATGCTGTCTGTCATGGCCTATGACCGTTACGTAGCCATTTGTAATCCCCTTCTGTATACAACAGCCATGTCCAGGAGAGTGTGCATCCAGCTGGTGGCCACTGCCTACACCGCAGGTTTTATGGATATGGCAATCTTTACCTATTGCACAATTCAATTGTCATTCTGCAATTCCCTTATCAtcaatcactttttctgtgacttcCCACCCTTACTAGCCATCTCCACCTCACAAACAACCACCAGTGAAATAGCATTGACTGTTTCCTGTAGTTGTGTTGGGGGGTCCAGTGTcatcactgtcctcctctcctacAGCTACATCATAACTACCATCATTCGCATGAAGTCCGCCGCAGGCAGACGCAAAGCTTTCTCTACTTGTGCCTCCCACTTAACTGTTGTTGCTATATTTTATGGGGCAGTTTTTTTTATGTATATCCGACCCAACTCAAGTTACTCCACGGACACTGACAAAGTGGCCTCTGTTTTCTACACAGTTGTCATCCCCATGCTAAACCCACTGATCTACAGTTTGAGGAATAAGGATGTGAAAGGTGCCCTGAAAAAAGCAGTTGGCACTAAATTATGTACTGGATGA
- the LOC128780830 gene encoding olfactory receptor 5L1, whose product MVDPGEGNCTAVTEFILLGLSDVPELRVLLSLLFLLIYGITFLANLGMIALIQVSPRLHTPMYFFLSHLSLVDFCYSTAIVPQMLFNMLKKDKTISFLGCMIQFYLFGTFVITDVFLLAVMAYDRFVAICSPLLYMVTMSRKLQMVLVSSCYVCGTVCSLIHLCLALEIPTYRSNVINHFFCDLPPLLSLACSDVTVNELLAYIVPTCNEIITIVIILTSYLFILITILRMRSAEGRRKAFSTCASHLTAIAVLQGTILFTYCQPSSGNSEDADKVASVFYTVVIPMLNPLIYSLRNKDVKEALKKVLGSKLLFEKLFS is encoded by the coding sequence ATGGTGGACCCTGGGGAGGGGAACTGCACTGCTGTGACGGAGTTCATTCTCCTCGGGTTATCAGATGTTCCTGAGCTGAGAGTCCTTctctccctgctgttcctcctgatCTACGGAATCACATTTTTGGCCAACCTGGGCATGATCGCACTGATTCAGGTCAGCCCTCGACTTCACACtcccatgtactttttcctcagtCACCTGTCCTTGGTGGATTTCTGTTACTCCACGGCCATTGTGCCACAGATGCTGttcaatatgttaaaaaaagataaaaccatcTCCTTCCTGGGATGCATGATACAATTCTACTTGTTTGGCACATTTGTAATTACTGATGTCTTCCTGCTGGccgtgatggcctatgaccgctttGTGGCCATCTGCAGCCCACTGCTGTACATGGTCACCATGTCCCGGAAACTCCAAATGGTGCTGGTTTCTAGCTGCTACGTCTGTGGGACTGTGTGTTCTCTGATCCACTTGTGTTTAGCTCTTGAGATCCCAACCTACAGATCAAATGTGATTAACCACTTCTTTTGTGATCTGCCCCCTCTCTTATCTCTTGCTTGTTCTGATGTCACTGTGAATGAACTGTTGGCATACATTGTGCCCACTTGCAACGAGATCATCACCATTGTGATCATCCTCACCTCCTACTTGTTTATTCTCATCACCATCCTGAGGATGCGCTCTGCAGAGGGAAGGCGCAAAGCTTTctccacctgtgcctcccacctCACAGCCATTGCGGTCTTACAGGGAACAATCCTGTTCACCTACTGCCAGCCCAGTTCTGGCAACAGTGAGGATGCTGACAAGGTGGCTTCGGTGTTTTACACTGTAGTGatccccatgctgaaccccctGATCTACAGCTTGAGGAACAAGGACGTGAAGGAAGCTCTCAAGAAGGTGCTGGGATCCAAATTACTTTTTGAGAAGCTCTTTTCTTAA